From the genome of Chloroherpetonaceae bacterium:
CGCCTTGCTTAGAGATTGACATCAATGCCAATTCGGAATTGGCGTGGGTTGCTGATTGTGCCGCCCACAATACCGCCTACATTAAGCCCACGTCCCTCACGGATAAATTGCGTCTCTGGGTCAACTTCAGGGTGTGCCATAATGACCAGCGGATTTCGCACCGACGCCGAAAGCGTGATGCCTGAGAAGAGATTACCAAAGAGTGCGCGAGGCACACGGTAACGAATGCTGATTTCTCGGAACTTGACCCAGCTACCATCAACCAGAAGGCTCACAGATTGTGGGTCGCGTGGGTAGATCGCATTGTTGGTAAGTGGGTTGCGGATGAGTGATTCGCCAATTTCAGGATAAACTGGATAGGTCGTTTCGCCAGAGCCAGCCTCGACCACGCGGAAGCCAAAGGCGTTCACTTGGCGACGAGCACGCCATTGATTGAGCAGCTGCGCACCTAAGGCATACTCAACCAGCGCACTGACACTCAGGTCACGGAAAATGGTCATATCAAGACCAAACGCACCAAAGCTGGAAGGCACCGGCGAGCCACGCAAATCCAAATCGAAGCTACCGCGCCAAACGCCATCTGGGTCAGGACGAGGCACATTGACGCGAAGCACTCCGATTGGGTAGCCTTGTTCAGCACGCGTCTGCGCATATGCGAACCCACCAACCGCAAATGGTGCAGAGCCACCAAGGTCAGTAAGACGGTTGTAAAGGGTGGCGTAAGATGCACGCACACTGAGGTCAAAGTTCTGCTCACGAATCACATTGGCTTTGACAGAGAGTTCAATGCCAGCGTTTTCAATTTTGCCGACATTGGTCTGCTGTGCAGCAATAAAACCAGATGCAGGGTCTTGGAAGACCGAGAAGAATGAATTGGTGGTCTCTTGGCGATACCAGTTGAACTCAACGGACACGCGGTCTTGCAGAAGCGACAGCTCCGTGCCAAACTCAAGCGAAGTGGTAATCGCAGGCTTCAGCTCACGGTTGCCAAAATTTGCATATGTGATGGTAACATCGCCCAGATATGGGTTAATGGCAAAGGTGCGGTCACGTAGAAAAGGTGGTGGAAATTCGCCCGCGCTGCCGAAAGAGCCTCTGAGCTTGACGCTCGTGAGAAATTCCCGCAGCACATCAGGATAGAAGGCTTCTTCTGAGACATTCCACGCAATGCCGATTTTCGGATAAGGCAAGTAAGTGATGTCTTGACCAAAGGCAGTGCTTCCATCAATGCGCAAGCCTAAGTCAATGAAGATGCGATCGTTTATGCCAATGATAGGGTTGATAAACACGCCACCCGTAAATAGCTCAGAGATAATTTCGCTAGCAGTGATAACTGCGGCGTTGTCAAAATCGCGTGTGCCCGGCGCAATTTGAGAACCTTGCGCCGACACCTCGCGCGTCTCTTGCCTAAAGCCCTGAAAACCAAATGCAACTTGTGCACTAATCGGTCCTAATTCAGGTAGCTTGTAGTTGCCTGTGTATGCCAGCGTGATTTGCGTAAAGTCGCGTGAGCTGCGACTAATAGAGCCGAGTGGGCCGAAAGCCTCACCGGGATTGACAGGGATAATGTCGCGTGCTTCATTGTAGCGGTAATCTACGCCAACTGTGAAGCGATTTGTAAACTCCCTAAAAGGAGCATAGTTAAAGTTCAGCGTGGTGATAGAGCGTGTAACTTGCTCGGAGAAGTCTGGAATGAGCCACTGCTGAAAGAGACTATCTTGCACAAAGCGTAAGCGTTGCGGGGTGCTCACATCTAAGCCACGCACAACGCCGAGCACATATGGATCCAAGCGCGCTTCGGTTTCAATGGAGTTGTAAGCATTGAAGGCGTTGTTAAGCAAGAGGCTGCCAAATTGTGTGCGAGTGAGGCTTGTAGAAATCTCCACATCTGCCTTGTCAGAGGCAATCGCTTTCAAGCCAGCGGCAACATTGAAAGCTCGGTCAGGCACGCGGTCGCCAGTCACAATGCCACGTGAGTCTTGCAACTTCCCATTGATGTTGTAGCTGAGGGCTTCACTGCCACCAGTGACACCCAAGCGATACTGCTGGAAGAAGGCATTTTGGTAATAAGCCTCCCGCAGGTAATCAGTGTAGAGCCAACGCAACTCAGGCGTATCAGCGCCTGCGACAATACCTACGTTCCACTTGGCTTCGCCCGCAGCGCCTTTCTTGGTGAAGATTTGAATGACACCGTTTGCCCCATCGGAGCCATAGAGAGTAGAAGCGGCACCGCCTTTGATGATTTCAATACGCTCAATGTTGTCACCGACAAGCAAGTCTGCCAAGGCAGAGCTAACCTGTCCGCCCCGACCAAATGCACCAGCAAAGTTGTCCCCGTTGTCAACGCGCACGCCATCGACATAAATCACAGGGTTAGTGCTGTTCAAGGCACTCTTCACGCCGCGTGTCTGGATGCGTGCACCGACGCCCGGCACGCCCGAAGGCAGCTGAGCCGTCAGTCCTGGCACATTGCCTTGAAGAAGCTGGTCAATAGACTTGGTCGGCGAGCCAGTGATTCTGTCTGAGCTGATAAATTCGACAGCGGTTGTTAGCTTTCGCTTCTCTGTGGCAACGCCTTGTCCTGTAACCACAAGCTCGTCAGCTTGCACCGCAGAGGGAACAAGCTCGAAGTCCACTTGGGCACTTGCACCAGCCGACACAGTTACATTCTTTGAGACACTGCGATATCCGACATAGCGTGCAACCAGCACATATTCGCCGGGCTGCAGACGGCGTAAGGTGTATTGACCGTCAATGTTTGTGGCGGCGCCAATTTTGGTATCACGTATAAAAACCTGCGCGCCGACAAGCGGCTCTTTGGTAAATGCATCAATGACTTTACCTTTAATTTCGCCAGTTGTCGTTTGCGCTGACGCCATCTGTGCAAACATCAAGGTAAGTAAGCTTGTCAAAAAGAGACTTGCTATTCGTAAGGCGGCGTGCTTCATTGGTTTTGCTCCTTTGCTGCTTAAAGTTGATTAAAGTTTAGCGCCCGTTGCAACCTAAGCCAAACCTTAAGGCGCCTTAAAAATTTAGGCTTGGCAAAACATCTCTGAATTTTAACCACAGGCTTTGAAAAAAGCAAGTGCGCTGCTCAAAGTGTTGAGCCTTCTTAGCAGTGTGAGCAAAAAAGAAGGACTGACACGACACAAGCCAAGCGCGAGGTAAAAGCCTATGCTGCTAGTTGCTTGAAGAGGTGAAAAAAGTGTGGTAAAGTAAAAAGTGCCCCTCTTCGAGTGTGAAAGAGGGGCACAATGGGTGGCGCTAATCTAACGAGACGACATTGTAGCCCCACATAATATCGTTGTAGTCGACATACAGTTGAAGGCGACCGCCTTGAGAATGCAATTGAACAAGGCGAACTCGACAATTCAAGCCTTTTTTGTCAACACAGTATAGTGACAAGGTCTCATCACCATCACTGTCGTGGCTGGTACCTTCGTTACGCGCAATGTTATACACTTGCGTATCCTTCGAGAAGATGGTGATTCTGGCTTTGTCAAGGTCAATTGTGATTAGGAGACCAGAGTCTTCCCAATCGCTCCATCGACTCCAAGTGTCCCCATTTTTAACCTTATAGGAAAAGCCCGTTGATTTTAGCTTGTAGACTTGTGCAACGGAAGGGGTGCTAAATGCAAAAAGGGCGAAGGCAACAAAGAGAGCGATAGTGGCGGTTTTCATAGTGGTTTCTCCATCATTGTTTAGAGTTGCAGAAGCAGTGTTTTACGGTATAAGCGTTAAGTGGCAGTGCGTCCGTCCTGAGCGTTGAGAGAGGTTTTGCGGTGCAAGCGACAGAGTTAAGCAGTATCAGGTGATGGAGCGCCTAAAAACGCTGAGAACACGGTGTGCCACATAGAGGCTTGCACTTGCAAGGGTGAAAGAGAAGTATGCGGCCATAGCAATGCAGGTTTTAAGTTATGTAAATTGAAGCACGCCAGCTTTTCAAAGAGGAGAGCCAAAAGCGCAGGACACTGGAGAACGAAGAAGTTGCGGCAGTGCTCCTGAGTAGGTTCTCAACACAAATGTAGTCAAGAAGGAGAAATTTCCAAAAGTCGAGCAGAGGTGGGACCAAAGCGTGAGCAAAGCAGGCAATAGAGAAAACAGGC
Proteins encoded in this window:
- a CDS encoding carboxypeptidase-like regulatory domain-containing protein — encoded protein: MKHAALRIASLFLTSLLTLMFAQMASAQTTTGEIKGKVIDAFTKEPLVGAQVFIRDTKIGAATNIDGQYTLRRLQPGEYVLVARYVGYRSVSKNVTVSAGASAQVDFELVPSAVQADELVVTGQGVATEKRKLTTAVEFISSDRITGSPTKSIDQLLQGNVPGLTAQLPSGVPGVGARIQTRGVKSALNSTNPVIYVDGVRVDNGDNFAGAFGRGGQVSSALADLLVGDNIERIEIIKGGAASTLYGSDGANGVIQIFTKKGAAGEAKWNVGIVAGADTPELRWLYTDYLREAYYQNAFFQQYRLGVTGGSEALSYNINGKLQDSRGIVTGDRVPDRAFNVAAGLKAIASDKADVEISTSLTRTQFGSLLLNNAFNAYNSIETEARLDPYVLGVVRGLDVSTPQRLRFVQDSLFQQWLIPDFSEQVTRSITTLNFNYAPFREFTNRFTVGVDYRYNEARDIIPVNPGEAFGPLGSISRSSRDFTQITLAYTGNYKLPELGPISAQVAFGFQGFRQETREVSAQGSQIAPGTRDFDNAAVITASEIISELFTGGVFINPIIGINDRIFIDLGLRIDGSTAFGQDITYLPYPKIGIAWNVSEEAFYPDVLREFLTSVKLRGSFGSAGEFPPPFLRDRTFAINPYLGDVTITYANFGNRELKPAITTSLEFGTELSLLQDRVSVEFNWYRQETTNSFFSVFQDPASGFIAAQQTNVGKIENAGIELSVKANVIREQNFDLSVRASYATLYNRLTDLGGSAPFAVGGFAYAQTRAEQGYPIGVLRVNVPRPDPDGVWRGSFDLDLRGSPVPSSFGAFGLDMTIFRDLSVSALVEYALGAQLLNQWRARRQVNAFGFRVVEAGSGETTYPVYPEIGESLIRNPLTNNAIYPRDPQSVSLLVDGSWVKFREISIRYRVPRALFGNLFSGITLSASVRNPLVIMAHPEVDPETQFIREGRGLNVGGIVGGTISNPRQFRIGIDVNL